The nucleotide sequence TTGTATGTGGTATGTTTCTAAATACGAATTCCATTTCCTGAATTGCTGGTTCAGCTTTTCAGCCAcgaaataatgtttttcttctcttttaataaTTCTGTCATTTTGTGTTCTTTTCTATAACGGTTCTTTCAATTGCAGTTCAGTAAAATACTCATTTGCATTTACTAAGAGTTTACGTGGcctgaaacagaaaagaaacaaattaggTGGTCGTCTCGGTTTCCTGGAGTGTCCAGAGGGGCGGTTCTTTGATCTTCGAGTCCAACGGGCGCCGGGCCCGCCCGTCGGTCCGGGCGGAACCACCCCCACCACACATCCTCCGGGAAGGCGGCAATGAAAACGCCTTGGGCCCGGAGTACGGCTTGGGAAAATCGGTGCAGATTCGGGGCCGCCCGTTGGGGATTCCCAAGGTTGTGCAGCCCAAAGGGCCTCGTCGGAATTTCTGAGGCGATGGGGTAAACCGACCCTTGGCGACACCCGGCCGCACTCGAACGTCCTAGGTCGTCGAGCCCCGCCCTCACCCTGGGCGAGCTCCGAAATTTAACCCCGGTTCGGTTTTGCCTGTTTTACCACTATTTGAAGAGGGGGACTCAGCTTCCCTCTGACCCTAGCCCAAGTACTGGGGTTTGCGCCGGACGGAGACCACGCCCCAGGGCGGCCAGGCCAGGGGTGATGGGTGACGGGCGGTGCCTCCAGGGCCCCGGTGGGTGACTGTGGCTGGGAACTACGGGCTTTCTCGCCCCGGCGCCCCCTGGCGGACCCACCAGCAGGTTGAAGGTGTCCGGCCAGTGCTGAGCACCAAGAGCCTCAGCCTTCAGCCAACCCCCCGCCCCCGCGGCCTAAGTAAGTGAATCGCTCAGGGTCCTTGGAAAGAAGTGACCTTGATCTTCCCACCCACTATCCCAGTTTCTCAGAGGCAGTCAACACTTCCCACCAAACCACTCCCAAAAGAAACACTAAGCATGTAAGTGggacaataaaaatttaaaaataattttaaaatagaacagCTTAGAGATAGAAACTAAATTATTTCCAATTCCTACTGTGCCCCAAACAAGGTTCACAAAAGGGCTGTCCTCCCAACAATTTTCTGAATTCTATATATTCAGCATTAAATTCCATGATAAAGTTGGAAATCCATTCACCATTTGTAATACATATTgatgcatttaataaaattgcATGGGCCgtatcttttgcatttctgtatccTAGTATTAAGTACAGTGCCTACCACAGGCCAGGTTCTCAATACTTGAATAAATGACACAAAAATAGCCAGGACCAGCAAGTTTTTTCTGGGTGGGCTTCATAGAATCTCTGTACTTGCTGGAATCACCATGAAATCCATGGTCTTCAGCTTTGCATTTTCAGCAACATAGTTATATTGAGTTATCCTCAGGTGAGCAGTGAGACCCTTGGGAGCGGATTCATGGTAGGGTGGCTTTGTAATGTGTCACCTTGGTGAGGCTATGTTTCCCGGAACTCTCTTCCAGTAAGACGGGCCACAAGAGACATTTTGCTTGATAACCGGAGGGCGGAAGTGAAGCAGCAGCATATTGTTTTTACACTTGGAAGGTTGGTGCTGGGGCACCAGGCGTTGTTGCAGTTCACACATTGCCATGTATCTGCTAGATCACCTCGTTGGTGTGGGCAGTAGTCAGGCCTGCAGCTGCTCCACCTTCCCCAGGATCATCCTTTCAGCTTCTCTAATTCCTGGGCCAGATGcatatttaactctgtgaggaaGGGCACCAGCTTCTTCTGCAGGACACCCACATCATCGAAGCTGGAGGTGGTGAGAGACTGACATGGGTTCCAGGCCATCCTCGTGGGTTCCAGCTCGTGCTCGTGGGCTCCACTGTGTCCTCGGTCTCCCACACTTTACATCCATCTTCCCTTCCCGAGTGCCTGCCCTGCAGACTTCAAGCTCCAGCATTAGATGCAAAGACAACAGCCTTACAGAGACTGTTTAACCAGCTCCCACAATGGCATGCGGTCAGATCCCTATAATAAATcccttaaaatacatatatacataatcttTATCTTAGTGGTTCTGCTCCTCTGATTGTACCCTAACATAAATGGTCAGCAGAAGCTTAACTCATGAGTCTAAATGTCAATcaaataaatttcatatagatCATTGTCAAAATTACCAGAATACTGGGGTTGGGTGGTTGGTTCCTGGGGGAAACAAAGCAGTATCAGTCTATCCAGTCTTGACTAGGGCTGAACTAGTTAGGATGGAATAAAGGAAGGGGTGGGGAAGGTGGCAGAGGCTGGACTGTATGAGACAGAACTGGGAAATGGCTAATCCATGTCTGAATTACTTAAAGCTGCAGGGCTGGGACTAGGGTAAGGCAAGGGAGGCACACAGGATACAAAGTTTAAGGAGGCACTCACTCAGTCCTGGCCCTGTAAAGCTGGCTAACAAATTACAGGTCTAATCTTTTTGGCACTTTATGGATGAAGAATTGGGAGAGAGTGAGGTAGGGCTGAGCCAAGACTGGCTCTTGGGCAGGACTCGAAGCAGGAATTCAGCCTCCTAGAACACATtcaggctgagggcaggagccaAGCACAAAGGTGATCACAGGGCAGGAGATGCACGTTGTCAGGAAAGATGAGCCAGGCTGGCAGCTTTAGTTACAAAGACTGCTCTGGCTGAAGAGGGGGAGTCAGGGTAACAAGCAAAATGGACAGCAGCCAGTGGGGAGATATATCCTGTAGGGTTTGAGGAATCCTATGCAGCACCTGGGGTCTGCAGGAAACCCAGTTTCTGTATGAACAGATGCTCTGACAAGGTGACCCCATCTACATTGAGCCTTGGCACTCCCTAAACCATGCTAGAGACAGGAATATAAGGGATTTATTATAGTAATTATAGTAATCTGTGTTTTCAAGGTCACCGAAAACTCCTGTTAGTGCATACAGGATTACAGGTTACAGTTTAATGGAATAAAGACCAAGGGCTTTAAAAGCTGGGTTTGAGTCTAGGCTCTACTAACACCAGCTGTTCGACATTGGACAAATTAAtgagtctcagttttcccatccaCATAAACGGACAAAATCAATGTCTTcccaaaaagattattttaaggattaaataaacTGGGTCCACAGAGGAACACACCAAATAGCAGttcctttccttatttattcAATTACATTTTCAATTGCTATCTCCCTGAGGAAGTATGTAGAGACACTGCCAGGTCTCATCCAGAAGCCACTTACAATTACTCATGAACATGGCTTGTTTAGGTTGTTTTGTGGTGGCTTTAATTATATTACCTTTCTCCAACCCAGCTCCCCCACCCTTAAAATCCAACTTCTTATACTCAGGCTCTTGGGGAGGAGAAGATGCACCAACTTTctactctttctcttcctttcccgcTTACTTCTTCTAGAAGCTCAAAGTACTCTTAGGCCTGCTCTTCTGGTTTGGTAGTAGGTTTTTCCTCCTAGGGTTGATTCACACACAAGCCCTGGCAACCAATCTAGGGTCCAGCCCCTAGTAGATCAGTGTTGTCTCTCATAAAGCCAGTCTGCAAATATCACCTTGAATCCTACAGTCTGTAGAAGCCTCCAGTCTACTGCTTTCTAGCTCCAGGTTTTTTAAGGTCTTTGGACCTAGGGAAAAGGGAGCAGGTCTGTATGTTGAATGAGGTTTGCTATGTGCGCAATGGAGCATTACAAAACCATTTCCTACTATTCTGTGTCCTCCATCCACTTCCCCTTAAttatcctttatctttttttatatctTCTAAAAACTACCATTATAGACAGCTTGTACATAGTCAGATTATAAGCTCCCTGAAGGTAGGTATCCTGTGTCTCCCGAAGGGTAAGCTTTGCAGGGCTCATTGTCCTCAATGCTGTGCACCCAACAGGAACTCAATCAATACTTCTGTAACTGGCCAAGTATAGATGAAAGGGTTTCTAGCCTGGTGGGCTGGTTTGTAGGAGCAAAGGAATCCAAGTGCTTAGGCCAATAGTTTACATCGCCAGTGTCTGGGGCTCTATGCAGGGTCTGTCAATATTCTGCAGGAGCCAGCATTCCTCTGTCCTCCCAACCACCCTAGTCCTTACAGGCATCTACCCTTTGTTCTATGCCAGGACTACAGGGACAGTTCTGCAAGGCATCTGAAGTTAATAACCTCAATAGGCTCAGGAAAGGCTCAAGAGATCCAGCCCAAGCCCTTCCACAGAGGCCGCTCCAGGAAGTGCAGGGCAACCAGAGATCACACAACTACGTGTGAACCCAGCTCACAAACCCAGCTCGGAACCCAGATTTCCTGCCCATACCACTGCCCAGGCAAGCCCAGCAGCATTTCTCTGATACACATTGCTCAATGTCAGGCAACAACCCACCCAGAGGTCTCCTGGAGACTCTAAAGGCCTTCAAGACCCAAATGATTATTCTCTGAATAAGAATTTATATATTAAAGCTGACCCCTATAGAAATTCCTTAGGAAAATAGGGACCAGACTCcctatctttttctttcaaatctcATGATAGAGTACCAAGTCTTTCCCCTACCCCCAAAGGAGAGTCCTAACCTGGAATGCTATTGGGCTGGATCTCAGGAGAAATCTCTAGGGTCCTACACACATGCCCCTCATTAATTGTGATCAGCATAGTGGGTATGGGCCTTTACCTCCCACCACACCATGCCAAACTGCCGGCTATACTTTCAAAACTCAGGGCCCACATCTGGCCAACACCCActccttccccacccctcacTGTGTGGGGCACACCTTGGCAACCAGACTGCTGTATCTCGGAAGCGGGTTCCACCCAGGCTGAAAATCTCCGTGATCTAGAGAAGAATTAACACCATAGGTCAATGTGGTTCTTGGGGCTACAGCAGGGTcagggcagggtggggcatcCCCAGCACTGACCACGGGTGTGCCAGcccctcctgcctcttcctctgGGGCCAATTTGGAGGCAGAATCATCCTTGTTCTCCTCCTTGTCCTCCTCAGGGTCAGGTGGCTCTTGCTTCACAGAAGGCAGGCCTGGGTCTACTGCCTGGGAGAAGTAGGAAACAGGCAACCATTAGAAGGGCAGAGTTCACCTGAGGAAAGTCTCTATCAGCCAACCCCTCACTGTGCTGACAAATCCTACTTCCATCACATTTCAACACAGAAAGTCCATCTCTCTGCCTATAAAGCTTTCCCATTCCCATTCCTCACTGACCTCCGTTTTTCTGTTAGCTGGATAGCAAAGCGGGCAAAGCTAGTTGCCTGTGGGAGGTAGGGTGTCTGTTAGACAGGCGGGGTAATTCTGCAGAAACGTCGCAATCAGCACATCTATTGCTCTGCTCAAGAGAACCATCATGGCTCATCATCACTCTGCTTACAGACCACTCCGCTACGGCACCAACAGAACATCCATCACTGCCCCCACCTTGCTAGGGCAGCCAGGCACCAATACGGGAGAAGTCAGGACAGCTGTGCCTGGTGTCCACTCGTCCTGGGTATCCGCCTTCTCTTGCTTCACCTGGGGTAAGGCCACAACCCAACTCAGGCCAGAGCACTGGGCCTCCTGCGTGAGGGAGGATTGCAGCAGACTTGGTCTCAGCTCCCTGGCATGCGGCTGGGTGAGGCTGGGAAGGCAGGACAGTGTGGGGCCCTCACCTGCAACAGGGCTTCTGTGGAAGCTGCAACAGGGCCCGGCACCTGCACAGGACTGCTTGCGCCTTCCCGTAAAAACACAAGGTCAGTGCCAGGCGGGGGCAGCACAAAGCCACCACCTGCTTCCTGCTTCGTTGGAGCCTGGGTATGGTCTGGTTGGGCTGTGCGTGTAGCCAAGGTGGGCTTCAAGGTAGGGCCAAGATGGTGCCGTCGGGCAGAGCTGGGCCTCTTTCGACGACGGTAAGGTGGGGGCGATCCTGCCCCATCCTCAGACTCTGACCAGACACTGGGCAGCAGCCGCTTCTATGGGGAAAGATAGGGTGCTATGGCTACCTGGTGTCCTGACCAATCACATCCACCCTGCCCGGCTCCACATGCCTGCTAATCTCCCATCAGTCCCAGCACGGAATCTGCTTACATATGAGCCCTTCATCATTGAGCCTGCTAGTCTCCTATTAGCAACACCAATGCCACCTAGACTCATTAAGCCAAGAACAATGTCTGTTAATCCTCAACCAAAGCTactgccccacccacccacctaccaaGCCTGCCCACCACTTCCAGGCACTGGGGCGCCTGGCCCAACCTATCCCGTCCACCTGACCCTTCCTGCCCCACCCACCATGGCAAACTGCAGGCATTGGCGCCAACGACACTTCTGGCGCTTCTGGTTGCTGCCCCCGAATTTGGGCTTGTCGCAGCAGAAGTCGCAGCGGCCACAGTCCATCCGCCGTAGGCAGGCTGCACAGGCCCCGCACTTGCGGTTCTGCCGGCGGTTCGTGTAGGGctgctggggtggggggaatgggTGGTGCTGTCAACTAGGACTAGGAGAGGCCATCCTCAACGCCTATTCCAGTGCTGGTCCTGGTGCTCCTCTAGCCCCATAAGACGGAGCTACTTGCATActagtctcagcctcctgactccCCACTAGTCACTCCTCAGCATTCGCTAGTTCAACATTGGCCACTATCACTGTGCCAGCTGGCCGTCGATACCATTAGGACTGTGGCTGCTCCACTACAGTATCCACTGCTGTATTTCCTAGGCCACCACTAGCTACCAAGAAAATGTCTCTGACCCCCATTTCCAGCAACATTTTGATAACTCTCTATTAGCTCCCATCACTGTGCCTACTCTGTCGCTCATCCTAGGTGAACCCCAGTCACTGTGCTAGCTGCTCCTCTGTCAATCCCCACATCAGCTACCAGAGTGTTGGTATATGCGACATGAAGCACTGTCATGCACCTGCTGACCCCGTATTAGTCCTCCATTATCTACTCATCCCATCCTAGGACCCATTATTGTGCCTTGCTGTTCCCCAATAGGCTCATTCCAGCATCTGCTTCTTTGAAGTTAACCAAGCGTCCTGAGAGTCTAGGCTTATCCAGGTAGGGTGGGGCCACTCACTAGCTCGTCCTCGTCTACACAGTAATAGATGAACTCGGCAGGTGGCGAGGGGGCCAGGGCTCTGGGGTGCTGTAGAGGCAAATGGGGTGGGGTCAGGGCAGGTACTGGGTAAGGTCAGGGTTGTGCCTTCCCTCCACCCACTGGGGCCTCACCGGCTCTGTGGGCTCTGGGGACTGTGATGCGGGTGGTGGAGGCAGTGGCTGGGCTCCGGGGCGCCGCCTGGCAGCCATCTTGGAGTCACAGCCTCCCTTGCGGCGGGCATGTTTACCCTGGGAAAGATCAGAAAGGGTGGTTTCAGCTTGGTGGCACCAGGCAGACACAGAAACTCCCCACACCCTAAGTGCAGAAAGCATGCATGGGACAGGCAGACAGAGGGTGGCGTGAGGCACTCACAGTTGGGGGAGCCACAGCCAGGGGAGTGCGTCGCTGACATCTCTGATGACGGCGACGCAGGCGGTGAGCAAGGTGCTGGCAGACAGAGGCAGGTAGGCGGGGCCAGAAAGGCGAGCATAGGGTTAGGCAGAAAAGAAAGACATGAGGTAGGCAAGGCCAGGTTGAAAGGAAGCAGAGGCAGCGACGATTTTAACAGCAGAATGAGCTCTGCTCCCTCCGGCCCAACTCACCCGTAGGCAACGTCGCTGGACACATTTCCACTGGCGCCTGAGACCAGGGCGGGGAGGGCGAAGGCAGATGGGGCAATGGCCACAATCCTCTTGGGTCTGACAGCCCCGGCATACTCCACACCCTCGGCTCTGTTGGCGGGGGGCAGGTGGGAGGAGAGGCATGAAGCATGGGGCCAAGCCCATGGGGGCCAGGGGCTGAGGTGAGCCTTGGGCTCTTTCCACTTGCCCAACTCACCCTTTCCACAATCCGGAGGCAGCGTCTCCGTTCACACTTGCAGAACAGCCCCGATGCCACATCATGGGGCAGCTGCAGGAGGCAGGTGGAGCAGGCCCCACAGTCTTCTGTTACCTGGCAGGCTGCACACTCCCCACAGCCCACACGCTGCCAGGAATGGTAGGGACGAGATCACGGGCCTGCTCCAGAAGCACTGGTCCTCCCATGTCTACTGACCCTACATCAGCTGGCATCACCATGAATTTTAGTCCCCCATTAGCCTCATCACCGTATCTGAGAAGGTCTGGTTAGTCACCATCACTGAGGCCATTAGTATGTCTACTGGTCCCCTGTTAACTTCATCACTGTGTCTACTGATGCACTAATGGTAATGGGGA is from Pan troglodytes isolate AG18354 chromosome 17, NHGRI_mPanTro3-v2.0_pri, whole genome shotgun sequence and encodes:
- the MBD1 gene encoding methyl-CpG-binding domain protein 1 isoform X19: MAEDWLDCPALGPGWKRREVFRKSGATCGRSDTYYQSPTGDRIRSKVELTRYLGPACDLTLFDFKQGILCYPAPKAHPVAVASKKRKKPSRPAKTRKRQVGPQSGEVRKEAPRDETKADTDTAPASFPAPGCCENCGISFSGDGTQRQRLKTLCKDCRAQRIAFNREQRMFKRVGCGECAACQVTEDCGACSTCLLQLPHDVASGLFCKCERRRCLRIVERSRGCGVCRGCQTQEDCGHCPICLRPPRPGLRRQWKCVQRRCLRGKHARRKGGCDSKMAARRRPGAQPLPPPPASQSPEPTEPHPRALAPSPPAEFIYYCVDEDELQPYTNRRQNRKCGACAACLRRMDCGRCDFCCDKPKFGGSNQKRQKCRWRQCLQFAMKRLLPSVWSESEDGAGSPPPYRRRKRPSSARRHHLGPTLKPTLATRTAQPDHTQAPTKQEAGGGFVLPPPGTDLVFLREGASSPVQVPGPVAASTEALLQAVDPGLPSVKQEPPDPEEDKEENKDDSASKLAPEEEAGGAGTPVITEIFSLGGTRFRDTAVWLPRAGTREGKMDVKCGRPRTQWSPRARAGTHEDGLEPMSVSHHLQLR
- the MBD1 gene encoding methyl-CpG-binding domain protein 1 isoform X5; amino-acid sequence: MAEDWLDCPALGPGWKRREVFRKSGATCGRSDTYYQSPTGDRIRSKVELTRYLGPACDLTLFDFKQGILCYPAPKAHPVAVASKKRKKPSRPAKTRKRQVGPQSGEVRKEAPRDETKADTDTAPASFPAPGCCENCGISFSGDGTQRQRLKTLCKDCRAQRIAFNREQRMFKRVGCGECAACQVTEDCGACSTCLLQLPHDVASGLFCKCERRRCLRIVERSRGCGVCRGCQTQEDCGHCPICLRPPRPGLRRQWKCVQRRCLRHLAHRLRRRHQRCQRRTPLAVAPPTGKHARRKGGCDSKMAARRRPGAQPLPPPPASQSPEPTEPHPRALAPSPPAEFIYYCVDEDELQPYTNRRQNRKCGACAACLRRMDCGRCDFCCDKPKFGGSNQKRQKCRWRQCLQFAMKRLLPSVWSESEDGAGSPPPYRRRKRPSSARRHHLGPTLKPTLATRTAQPDHTQAPTKQEAGGGFVLPPPGTDLVFLREGASSPVQVPGPVAASTEALLQVKQEKADTQDEWTPGTAVLTSPVLVPGCPSKAVDPGLPSVKQEPPDPEEDKEENKDDSASKLAPEEEAGGAGTPVITEIFSLGGTRFRDTAVWLPRAGTREGKMDVKCGRPRTQWSPRARAGTHEDGLEPMSVSHHLQLR
- the MBD1 gene encoding methyl-CpG-binding domain protein 1 isoform X33, with protein sequence MAEDWLDCPALGPGWKRREVFRKSGATCGRSDTYYQSPTGDRIRSKVELTRYLGPACDLTLFDFKQGILCYPAPKAHPVAVASKKRKKPSRPAKTRKRQVGPQSGEVRKEAPRDETKADTDTAPASFPAPGCCENCGISFSGDGTQRQRLKTLCKDCRAQRIAFNREQRMFKRVGCGECAACQVTEDCGACSTCLLQLPHDVASGLFCKCERRRCLRIVERSRGCGVCRGCQTQEDCGHCPICLRPPRPGLRRQWKCVQRRCLRGKHARRKGGCDSKMAARRRPGAQPLPPPPASQSPEPTEPHPRALAPSPPAEFIYYCVDEDELKRLLPSVWSESEDGAGSPPPYRRRKRPSSARRHHLGPTLKPTLATRTAQPDHTQAPTKQEAGGGFVLPPPGTDLVFLREGASSPVQVPGPVAASTEALLQAVDPGLPSVKQEPPDPEEDKEENKDDSASKLAPEEEAGGAGTPVITEIFSLGGTRFRDTAVWLPRAGTREGKMDVKCGRPRTQWSPRARAGTHEDGLEPMSVSHHLQLR
- the MBD1 gene encoding methyl-CpG-binding domain protein 1 isoform X20; the encoded protein is MAEDWLDCPALGPGWKRREVFRKSGATCGRSDTYYQSPTGDRIRSKVELTRYLGPACDLTLFDFKQGILCYPAPKAHPVAVASKKRKKPSRPAKTRKRQVGPQSGEVRKEAPRDETKADTDTAPASFPAPGCCENCGISFSGDGTQRQRLKTLCKDCRAQRIAFNREQRMFKRVGCGECAACQVTEDCGACSTCLLQLPHDVASGLFCKCERRRCLRIVERSRGCGVCRGCQTQEDCGHCPICLRPPRPGLRRQWKCVQRRCLRGKHARRKGGCDSKMAARRRPGAQPLPPPPASQSPEPTEPHPRALAPSPPAEFIYYCVDEDELQPYTNRRQNRKCGACAACLRRMDCGRCDFCCDKPKFGGSNQKRQKCRWRQCLQFAMKRLLPSVWSESEDGAGSPPPYRRRKRPSSARRHHLGPTLKPTLATRTAQPDHTQAPTKQEAGGGFVLPPPGTDLVFLREGASSPVQVPGPVAASTEALLQVKQEKADTQDEWTPGTAVLTSPVLVPGCPSKAVDPGLPSVKQEPPDPEEDKEENKDDSASKLAPEEEAGGAGTPVITEIFSLGGTRFRDTAVWLPRSKDLKKPGARKQ
- the MBD1 gene encoding methyl-CpG-binding domain protein 1 isoform X34 encodes the protein MAEDWLDCPALGPGWKRREVFRKSGATCGRSDTYYQSPTGDRIRSKVELTRYLGPACDLTLFDFKQGILCYPAPKAHPVAVASKKRKKPSRPAKTRKRQVGPQSGEVRKEAPRDETKADTDTAPASFPAPGCCENCGISFSGDGTQRQRLKTLCKDCRAQRIAFNREQRMFKRVGCGECAACQVTEDCGACSTCLLQLPHDVASGLFCKCERRRCLRIVERSRGCGVCRGCQTQEDCGHCPICLRPPRPGLRRQWKCVQRRCLRGKHARRKGGCDSKMAARRRPGAQPLPPPPASQSPEPTEPHPRALAPSPPAEFIYYCVDEDELKRLLPSVWSESEDGAGSPPPYRRRKRPSSARRHHLGPTLKPTLATRTAQPDHTQAPTKQEAGGGFVLPPPGTDLVFLREGASSPVQVPGPVAASTEALLQVKQEKADTQDEWTPGTAVLTSPVLVPGCPSKAVDPGLPSVKQEPPDPEEDKEENKDDSASKLAPEEEAGGAGTPVITEIFSLGGTRFRDTAVWLPRSKDLKKPGARKQ
- the MBD1 gene encoding methyl-CpG-binding domain protein 1 isoform X28 translates to MAEDWLDCPALGPGWKRREVFRKSGATCGRSDTYYQSPTGDRIRSKVELTRYLGPACDLTLFDFKQGILCYPAPKAHPVAVASKKRKKPSRPAKTRKRQVGPQSGEVRKEAPRDETKADTDTAPASFPAPGCCENCGISFSGDGTQRQRLKTLCKDCRAQRIAFNREQRMFKRVGCGECAACQVTEDCGACSTCLLQLPHDVASGLFCKCERRRCLRIVERSRGCGVCRGCQTQEDCGHCPICLRPPRPGLRRQWKCVQRRCLRHLAHRLRRRHQRCQRRTPLAVAPPTGKHARRKGGCDSKMAARRRPGAQPLPPPPASQSPEPTEPHPRALAPSPPAEFIYYCVDEDELKRLLPSVWSESEDGAGSPPPYRRRKRPSSARRHHLGPTLKPTLATRTAQPDHTQAPTKQEAGGGFVLPPPGTDLVFLREGASSPVQVPGPVAASTEALLQVKQEKADTQDEWTPGTAVLTSPVLVPGCPSKAVDPGLPSVKQEPPDPEEDKEENKDDSASKLAPEEEAGGAGTPVITEIFSLGGTRFRDTAVWLPRSKDLKKPGARKQ
- the MBD1 gene encoding methyl-CpG-binding domain protein 1 isoform X31, with the protein product MAEDWLDCPALGPGWKRREVFRKSGATCGRSDTYYQSPTGDRIRSKVELTRYLGPACDLTLFDFKQGILCYPAPKAHPVAVASKKRKKPSRPAKTRKRQVGPQSGEVRKEAPRDETKADTDTAPASFPAPGCCENCGISFSGDGTQRQRLKTLCKDCRAQRIAFNREQRMFKRVGCGECAACQVTEDCGACSTCLLQLPHDVASGLFCKCERRRCLRIVERSRGCGVCRGCQTQEDCGHCPICLRPPRPGLRRQWKCVQRRCLRHLAHRLRRRHQRCQRRTPLAVAPPTGKHARRKGGCDSKMAARRRPGAQPLPPPPASQSPEPTEPKRLLPSVWSESEDGAGSPPPYRRRKRPSSARRHHLGPTLKPTLATRTAQPDHTQAPTKQEAGGGFVLPPPGTDLVFLREGASSPVQVPGPVAASTEALLQEAQCSGLSWVVALPQVKQEKADTQDEWTPGTAVLTSPVLVPGCPSKAVDPGLPSVKQEPPDPEEDKEENKDDSASKLAPEEEAGGAGTPVITEIFSLGGTRFRDTAVWLPRSKDLKKPGARKQ
- the MBD1 gene encoding methyl-CpG-binding domain protein 1 isoform X25, whose product is MAEDWLDCPALGPGWKRREVFRKSGATCGRSDTYYQSPTGDRIRSKVELTRYLGPACDLTLFDFKQGILCYPAPKAHPVAVASKKRKKPSRPAKTRKRQVGPQSGEVRKEAPRDETKADTDTAPASFPAPGCCENCGISFSGDGTQRQRLKTLCKDCRAQRIAFNREQRMFKRVGCGECAACQVTEDCGACSTCLLQLPHDVASGLFCKCERRRCLRIVERSRGCGVCRGCQTQEDCGHCPICLRPPRPGLRRQWKCVQRRCLRHLAHRLRRRHQRCQRRTPLAVAPPTGKHARRKGGCDSKMAARRRPGAQPLPPPPASQSPEPTEPHPRALAPSPPAEFIYYCVDEDELKRLLPSVWSESEDGAGSPPPYRRRKRPSSARRHHLGPTLKPTLATRTAQPDHTQAPTKQEAGGGFVLPPPGTDLVFLREGASSPVQVPGPVAASTEALLQEAQCSGLSWVVALPQVKQEKADTQDEWTPGTAVLTSPVLVPGCPSKAVDPGLPSVKQEPPDPEEDKEENKDDSASKLAPEEEAGGAGTPVITEIFSLGGTRFRDTAVWLPRSKDLKKPGARKQ
- the MBD1 gene encoding methyl-CpG-binding domain protein 1 isoform X29 — its product is MAEDWLDCPALGPGWKRREVFRKSGATCGRSDTYYQSPTGDRIRSKVELTRYLGPACDLTLFDFKQGILCYPAPKAHPVAVASKKRKKPSRPAKTRKRQVGPQSGEVRKEAPRDETKADTDTAPASFPAPGCCENCGISFSGDGTQRQRLKTLCKDCRAQRIAFNREQRMFKRVGCGECAACQVTEDCGACSTCLLQLPHDVASGLFCKCERRRCLRIVERSRGCGVCRGCQTQEDCGHCPICLRPPRPGLRRQWKCVQRRCLRGKHARRKGGCDSKMAARRRPGAQPLPPPPASQSPEPTEPHPRALAPSPPAEFIYYCVDEDELQPYTNRRQNRKCGACAACLRRMDCGRCDFCCDKPKFGGSNQKRQKCRWRQCLQFAMKRLLPSVWSESEDGAGSPPPYRRRKRPSSARRHHLGPTLKPTLATRTAQPDHTQAPTKQEAGGGFVLPPPGTDLVFLREGASSPVQVPGPVAASTEALLQAVDPGLPSVKQEPPDPEEDKEENKDDSASKLAPEEEAGGAGTPVITEIFSLGGTRFRDTAVWLPRSKDLKKPGARKQ
- the MBD1 gene encoding methyl-CpG-binding domain protein 1 isoform X17 — encoded protein: MAEDWLDCPALGPGWKRREVFRKSGATCGRSDTYYQSPTGDRIRSKVELTRYLGPACDLTLFDFKQGILCYPAPKAHPVAVASKKRKKPSRPAKTRKRQVGPQSGEVRKEAPRDETKADTDTAPASFPAPGCCENCGISFSGDGTQRQRLKTLCKDCRAQRIAFNREQRMFKRVGCGECAACQVTEDCGACSTCLLQLPHDVASGLFCKCERRRCLRIVERSRGCGVCRGCQTQEDCGHCPICLRPPRPGLRRQWKCVQRRCLRGKHARRKGGCDSKMAARRRPGAQPLPPPPASQSPEPTEPHPRALAPSPPAEFIYYCVDEDELQPYTNRRQNRKCGACAACLRRMDCGRCDFCCDKPKFGGSNQKRQKCRWRQCLQFAMKRLLPSVWSESEDGAGSPPPYRRRKRPSSARRHHLGPTLKPTLATRTAQPDHTQAPTKQEAGGGFVLPPPGTDLVFLREGASSPVQVPGPVAASTEALLQEAQCSGLSWVVALPQVKQEKADTQDEWTPGTAVLTSPVLVPGCPSKAVDPGLPSVKQEPPDPEEDKEENKDDSASKLAPEEEAGGAGTPVITEIFSLGGTRFRDTAVWLPRSKDLKKPGARKQ
- the MBD1 gene encoding methyl-CpG-binding domain protein 1 isoform X9 is translated as MAEDWLDCPALGPGWKRREVFRKSGATCGRSDTYYQSPTGDRIRSKVELTRYLGPACDLTLFDFKQGILCYPAPKAHPVAVASKKRKKPSRPAKTRKRQVGPQSGEVRKEAPRDETKADTDTAPASFPAPGCCENCGISFSGDGTQRQRLKTLCKDCRAQRIAFNREQRMFKRVGCGECAACQVTEDCGACSTCLLQLPHDVASGLFCKCERRRCLRIVERSRGCGVCRGCQTQEDCGHCPICLRPPRPGLRRQWKCVQRRCLRHLAHRLRRRHQRCQRRTPLAVAPPTGKHARRKGGCDSKMAARRRPGAQPLPPPPASQSPEPTEPHPRALAPSPPAEFIYYCVDEDELQPYTNRRQNRKCGACAACLRRMDCGRCDFCCDKPKFGGSNQKRQKCRWRQCLQFAMKRLLPSVWSESEDGAGSPPPYRRRKRPSSARRHHLGPTLKPTLATRTAQPDHTQAPTKQEAGGGFVLPPPGTDLVFLREGASSPVQVPGPVAASTEALLQEAQCSGLSWVVALPQVKQEKADTQDEWTPGTAVLTSPVLVPGCPSKAVDPGLPSVKQEPPDPEEDKEENKDDSASKLAPEEEAGGAGTPVITEIFSLGGTRFRDTAVWLPRSKDLKKPGARKQ